Within Rhododendron vialii isolate Sample 1 chromosome 12a, ASM3025357v1, the genomic segment AACTGAAACAAGTTATTTCCCAGACAACAGATGTTTTCGCTAACTCCGGGCACGCTTACAAACGCATAGAACAAGATGCATTGAAACAGAATAGAAAGGTTGAGTAAAACCATGTTAAGGTTATAATTCCAGGAGGATTAGATTTTTCCACGGGGTCCGAGCTTGGGTGGAAGCTGGGGACCCTTTACGATCGGAAGGAGATCGGGCGAGGCGGTGGCGCTAACGAAAGCCAGGGTGGAACCAAATCCCAGTATCAAGAACTTGAGCAAAAACCCTCTCTTTGTGAACGGCCTTGCGAATCTCTCGAAGAATTTGCTCTGCACAATCGCATGCGTATATGTTGAGATTAGAAACATCATGCAGCTTCACGTTTGAAAACGTTAATGTTTCACACAATGTTATACCATGTTTTGTGATGTTTGTTATCAAACAACTATGTAATTGTATAATACGTCCACCTGCATTCGAACACTACGTAATACAGTACTATTGTTCGTCCACTTTTGTCGCATTCAAACACTGAAAATGTAGTTGGTCGCGCGCACTGGATGTTACATTCGTTCCCATATCTAATCCGACTAATCAAATCATAACTCAATGGATAATACAGTAACTTGAAGAGCTAAAAACCTTGAATTTGGGGTTAGAATgggatttgaatttgtaaattTACTAAATGGTACACTAACCAGTGATGTAAGCATTATTACCTGGAGATGGTTGTATGGTGAGGGTGCATCTGAACCATACAAATCCCACTGGCCAGTGGTGTTGCCCAAATCCTCCAAATCAAAGTACACACTCTTGTCGCCGTACTTGGCCACCACTGCACCAGCTCTACATGATCACACCCCACAAAAATGGTAACTTCTGCTGAAATCTACAGAGAATCTTGACCGATGGAAAATTATTAATTGCTCCTCGATCACCACATGGTGCTCTAGGGTTTCATTTAACAATTACTCCGTAACATATTGGTGTGTGAGCCACTTATTTTGTGTGGAGTAACATTTTGGCTGAAAACGATTTTATTGTGTCTTCAACCACATGCATTATCATGCGTGCCTCGAAATTCTCGTATTCGAGGAATCTAGAGTAATGTTGCGGTTGAAAACAATCCGAAATAAGGAGtgttagggacaaagaaaattggcaaagaaaatacccttaaagtgtacatgaacggcttagattcactGTGCAGTACATTTGAGcagttcatgtacactttaaggatattttctttgtccattttctttgcacctagCATTTCTCATCCGAAATAGGTGTAAATCAGTATTTCAGCCACAAAACCATGCCTCGAGATCTCGTACATGGAGAATGTCACGTAGTCTTGTGGATGCAAATGAACTAATATAGGGATAGATGGTGTATATTTGGTCACATGATCCTGTTTCGAAATTCTCGTATTTGGAGATTCAAAAAATAGCGGTAATATTGTTGTTCCGACTTATTGTTATTTTGGCACAAATTTAGATCAAACAATAGGATCAAAACCGACCTCGATCATCTAGTAATTTTGGCATCAAAGATATagtcactttgtttggtttagattttagaaagttatttttgagagttggagtggtaatgagtggagagagatagagagaaagatttattgaaaactgtgccgagagttgagagttactctcaaaaagtccatccaagcaaagtgagtgttactttttggaaacaacaaaatagaaaaaatgataATATTAAAACTGTTTTGGTGATGCTAGAATTTTAGTCTTGTACTCTGCACAACTTTTATGCACTGAATTTTTGACATTAACAAATACAGTGTTGATCACACCCAACAAATAACCTTGAGTAAACttaaattttgtagaaattTGTCAAACTATGACTTTTACGTCCAACAACGGAGCCAACATATACGTAACAATGGGTGGACTTGTTGTTAgcacttttgttttattttggttaCCTGTATTTGGTGGGTCTCATGCTCCGGCGAGATGACTTTAGCTGGTGCTGTGTCCCGAAAAATGAGCTTCTGGTGACGCCCTTGAAGGCGGAGGGTTGCACCGCGGCGAAGTTTGCTAGAGATGCCATGGCTaatttccctccaaaaaccAACTATAACTGCTTTGTTCCTTGGTTGCCTATTTGCTAGATATGTTTGGGACCTTGAAAAAAATCTTCTCATGAATCTTGGGTGCCACGTGGCGAACTGGGTATGCTTGCAATGGTTATGAAACTATCTCTCTTAGGAAGTGCCACGTGGAGAAGAGCTGGATAACCCTATCCCAGTATCCCTATTTTTAAGATGGATGGTGAGTTTTGATCTAGCCTACGTAGGAGTGGCTTGGCctgactttttcttttttcttttttctttgcattatttcttgtttttatttatacTATTTGTTgccttttttatttaaattttttgaatcatTTATTTATCTCTTCGACAAGAATGTAGAATGtaaaatgtaaaacattataaccACAAACgtaaaaagttcactaaaggcAAAAATAATTTAGAGCGGACATATTGATGATTTTGGATTATTTTGGCTAAGAATTGGGTATATTTACTTGACCCATATCATCCATAAGTTACAATATCCTACAATCATAAACAATGCCAAATAGATACAATGTTGTAAACAAACTTCAAGCCTCACAAATGATATTTCCAAATATTGTGAAGGTACAAGTAAAGGGGGAACAAAAAGAAAGCAACGCCCCTTTCCCTCGTAATGTAAGGAGGTTTACCCAATATctgaaaatgaaacaaatcaaagaagattCAGACCTAGAACAGTATTTGTCACTCAGGAAGTAAacgaaaaaaccaaaaaatgtgaTAACTAAAACCATAATTCTATGAACTTTACAATTAGTTGGTCTCTATCTGTCTAAAAGGGGGGCTGATAACGATCACCCATCTTCGCATTGCAAGCTTGTCTTTATGTTTCTTAGTGTGCATGATATAAGAGTGTTGACAGATTCCACAGACTCCATGGATAGTTTGGCAGTGGGAGAGGTGTTGGTCAGGATTTGAAATGCAATGGTGAGCAAGGACCCTCCTTCTGTGCTCTTCTCCTCCGGTCGCGAAGTGATTACCAGAGGCCTCGACTCGAGTCCGTCTGGAAGAATTGAGAAACCGGAAGGAAGTACGGCAACGTTGCTAGCGTCACAGCCAGTCATCACAGACTGCATGCCGGTGATGTCCACGGGAGCAAAGACCACCATTGATTCGTAGGTGTTGGTGCTGCTATCTTGAAGTATCCACATACTATTCTCTTTTGATTTCATTGTCTGAAATTAAGAGCCAATTTTGGGATGAATATTCACCTCTAGATTATTCTCACTTTGGCcagacaaagaagaagaaataaaaatctAAAGTTGTACTTGGATCACGGATTTGggtaatgaaaagaaaataggaaagTTGAATGATCTAACCATTGTGAGCCGTTATATCCTTCAAAtttctatttcattttctttaccCGAATCCATGCCAACCTGTGTTCATAAAGGCAGAGAACTCACTTGGATAGTGACTGCATTGCCTCTATCCTGTCCTTTCGCCAAGTTCGCAATGGATTGAACTGGACCTCCACTTGACATGATGTCCCACTAGAATACGGAATAAAATACTTTAAGCTGTTAGTAATGAGACCAACAATATATATCAAGTTACCTAACGCACCCCACTCTCGTGTTATCCTATTTCTGTATTTCGTGTGTGATGAAGGCAAACCAAACTAAATAGGGTTACCAACACATACAAAACACAGCGCACAAGAGATCAAACAAGGGAACAAACGCATATAAGACGACAAGCGCCCAGGAGTCCAGGACGAATGCTATGTTAGAGCACTGCTATACAGTTGTTAGCCAATGAGTTTGACAATAGAAATTATATCATGTCTATTGAAGAGAATGAAAGCAGTCAAACCTCATGTCGACGGGCTTCATCTCTAAGGAAGTCAAACAGAACATGGTGAGACACGGGCAACCACACAGATGAAACTGCACACATGATTACCCCGAGTGGTTCTCCCGGGTCATTCAAATTCTTCCTGGAAGCCACCCTTATGTCATCCCCCGTTTTACTAGAGACCTTGGTCCACGTATGGTAACTTGAGGCTCCTAGTGCACGGCAAAAGCTCCATGTCATTCTTTGTGCCAATTTCAGAATGCTTTTCCTGCCCGCCAATGTGGCAACACCTACAGTTCAGCAGTAGAAATGAATGATTTGTGCTATTAAATGGGcaaattttgaacaaagacGACATGGGTAGAGTTTTTGTTGGCTTACCGCTTGAGTCTTTTGTTGGAACATTTGTAGCCATGAAGAACACAAGCCGCTCACATTGCTGCTGTAATGTTGCAATCCAATGCCTTGCTCCGAAGGCTATACCACTATTAACTATAGAACGGTACATGGTGGGAATTATACTTTTCTGACATTCCAAGTGCTCTACCCAGATTACCTGAGATACATTAAGGTTGTTCACTTGGACTTCAAGAAAAATGTATAGGAACATGTTATAATAAGCAGAATGCTTCAATGAGGCAATACATAGTGACTCATTTATGTACACCATCATGTaggagaaaaatccaaaaactaaGGCCATGTGCATGTTATAAACTTTGGATTGAACTATATTGGGCACCTTAAAAAATCCGATTTCATAGTGAATTTGTAGTTACCTTACAGTGGCCATTTGATTTGTCCTCAATGATGCAACCGGATGGACGTTTTCTACATTTCACCAGAGACGCATCAATGTTGTCTTCAACTTTGTCGACAGATACATCGACAATAGCCCATTGGTCAGCACTCAATTGCTTGCAATGCCGGATAAAGTACACTTCTCTGGTTGGCACCATTGGTGTGAGCATTTGCAGCTCTGCAAACATCTACAACAAATTCTAAGGTAAGAACTTAATCCAGAACTCAGAACTCACATTCCCTTTCTCTTTCAGGCACATGCACAAATACACACAAAACAGATGGATATTGACACCTAAACCCGTTACTCACCAATTGAACAGCACCACTCCTGTTGGGACCTTCTCCATTCGAGATGACATCGACAGTAGCTGCTTTCGAAATCATGCATGGAAACATCTCCTTCCATTGATTCTAAAATCACAATAGCAGAATGTCCATcagaaaaaaagcaaaaaaattgtgCTTCTTTCAGATGTTTTGGATTAATatctttttttggcttaaatGGAGATGTTTTTGCCAaatgttcttgtttttttttttccctgtccATACAATGATACAAGTACAGGACAATGCTCCCTTCTCTTACCACATCCATAAAACTCTGAACTAGCCGCGGGAGATCCACAAAAACAACTCCAGTCTCTCTTGAGGCCTCAATAGACCTTTTTGGACGCCCATTGCTAGAGCTATCCACAGAGAACTCTTTCACGTACTCATCATAGTTGAGTATCTCGCGACCAGTTTCCACACTACGAACCCAAAGCGGGTCCCCAGCTGTAGCCATCTTTTTAAGCTCTTCCATCCCTTGGTTGACAATCTCCATGATTCTTGTCTTTTCTAGCCCAAAAATGCCAGTATAGAAATCCAAAGAGCTTCTGTTTTCTTGGTCATTTCCGGCTGAGCACGAAGAGTTTGTCGATGATGCTCCGGGAGGGTGTTTCCCCACAGCTGCTCGGAGTTTTTCGATCTATACAGCCAGTAGTCAACATATTAGGGGgcgaaaaaaggaaaaacaagtagTACCAAGAGGCATGAGAACAAGTTAACATACTGTTAATTTGATTACGTTCTCATTTTCAAtattctggtttttttttttttaaatctgaaaGGTGCTGGAACAACCCCACATTTGACGACCtttcattccaaaaataaaGGCAAcacttttttcaaatatttttcgacTTCTACAGAAACAATTCAAACACGTTTCCATCCTCATTCTCCCTCCCCACCACCTCCCACCAATCCTTCTCCAGGCCGTCCTCCCACTTGCAACCCCTTCAATCGGTGACCCTCTcagttgttttcaaaaatatttgcaaatattacaagtttttatttttatttttttatagtaCTTCCTAAACAAAATTAAATGGAATGAATTCCTTGTTTTTCATTGTAGAAAACAAACAGCAGCAAAGTGCCAATGTTACCAAAAGCTAATGAGTTTTTCGAACCTCGGCCTTGAGACGGGCATTCTCAATTTTCAGCTGTTGCTCCTCTGTTGCTACAGAAGCATCCTTGCTAGAGGTAGCAAAACCACAATTAGGACAAGCAGATTTCTTGATTGTTTCCCTCAAGCTCTTGTTTTCATCGCGGAGTTTGTCCATTTCAGTTTTCAGTAATGAATTTTCATGGCGCTCCTGTATCGCCTGCCATAGCCGTCCACATGAAAATTCACATATAAGAAACAtcacatataaaaaaaaactggaaaaaagaaacatcAAAAGGGTGATTTTACAGTCTCAAAAGCTGATTTCCCAACTCCCATAAGTTGACAATGGCATTGAAACTATGTCagtattcaaactttttttgggtaagtataTCAGTattcaaacattttatcatattcCCTGTTTAGTTGCTATTTCTCTAACGGTTTTGTATACTACCACTTTTCAAAAACATCTTTTATAAATGCAAAAACAAtttctttattgtttgaaaTTATTACTAAAATTACTTTGGAAAATTGGATTCTTTTCAACAAGTTCTTATAAGTTTCAAAGACCGTCAACCAAGCAAGTTTCCTAGCGTTTAGCGAAACTGACTTTTAAACGACTACGAAACATGATAAAGTTTGTTTCCAGaaacaggaaaaacaaaaacgaagAAAACGAGCTGGTGGCAATACATGGGTCATATGATTAGAAAACTAGAACACGACATTGTAATACCTTGATTTGGGTTCGACGATTTTGAAACCAGAACTTGACTTGTCTAGGAGCAAGGCCTAACTGCTTGCTCAGTTGCTGCCTTTGCTTCTCATCAGGATGAGGTGACTCTTTAAAAAGCCTGGCATAATTATTTTCATAACAAAAATTAATGGAATCTAATTAGCCATTTCTGTACAAAATATGGCAGCCATTTCAGAATGAGACAAGAAGtgaaaaagacaaacaaacagATGAAGAACACATAGTTTATGCATCATAGAATATTCTCGTGTAGTATATTATTGGTTTATTATCAGCttccttgttttttattttgttttatgagAAAAAAGTAGTAGTTAACaagtagtacttttttttttcattaagcTTCCTTTATGGAGCTAGCTTTGTCATAAATGAGAATCTTTTGTGTTTGTGAGTGCTTTACACACATGATAAAGGGTTACCCTTTTAGGCTCCCAGTCCTAGATGGATTCAGTGATTCACACACGAACACCTTACGGTGTGCGCAATCATGAAACATTATGCAGTTTAATGGCGGATGTTATAACTTTTTATGGTTTTCTAAATGGTATGCGGTAAATGTTACGCAATTTTGTAGTTTCGGTTATGCAATTTGTGATTTCTATTATGCCTTTTTGCAGTTGGTTTTATGTAATCTAGGGAAGAAGTCAACGGGAATACGGTATCCCAAGACAAAGTAGGGCACCgtacttttcctttttctttttcgtcgattttttttttactttctcggttGATCAAACCGAAAAGTAAAAGAAGTTCATTTTGAAACAGTCTTGTTAACGAATGCATTTACCACAAaattcttggatatttttctcACATAGGCTAAGGCTCCATTCCAGAACACAAAAAAAGCTAGCCCTTATTTTtcaagaagacaatttcaaactcaaaaattatggacttattgaaatctaaaatatgcaatatggatattgtttgaaaaatctcattgagatcttttatacgatgaaaaaaaaaaattgaaaaattatttttcatttacattattttttagtttgaaaatatgaaataagctacttattttttaagaaggtttctggaacggaatCTAAGTTCCGCTAAaggttttttttggattttttcttgttttgtccttattgaatttttttccctttttggactttatcttggatatttcaaaaaatattgtgtaaaaatcgtaattttttatttttccggcTCGTCtaacgaaacaaatcaataaaccAGAAAAAGTTAcgcacaaaactaataaacgcgaaaaaaatttgaataagaacaaaataagaaaaatcccaaaaatcatTGCAAAACTTAACCATAATGTTGTGTTACAACAAAAAGTTGAAACTTTTTGtcataaaagacaaaaaaaaaaactagtacaaAGAAAGCAATGCATGAACTAAAATTGATTACTGAGTTCAATCCTCAACAAACTCCGAGTTGGtaatttaaatttatttagCGGTGCATGTCATTGATTACTGCACATCCAACAGTCCTAAACCTCAAAACCCGGAATCAGAACCGAATTTATGGACATCACAACAATCTTCACCTACTGCATTCACAGTTTTGTACGATTGCAGTCTTCATGACTCACTTGCAAATTGAAACGAGTCAACTCAGGATTAAGGAAAACCTGacttcaaaaacaaattttcttggAGCACCAGTGTAGAATATACCATGTACCGTGTTCGCTTTGGGTCTCTAGACCCAATTTGCGCACCGTCCTCaaaaagttttcttttcaattattacttcttcttctttttttgtctctcttcactttttttttttttaccagacCTCTCTTcgctcattatccaaaaatctccctcaaaatccaaacaaaacaaaacaaaacccggTCCTAGAGTTTTATGTATTTATGGTTTATAAGATTATTTTTGATAACTGGGTATTCGAATACGGCTTAACGACCACCTAATTTGAGAACCAATCTCATCATCCACTGAGGTTGTACGGAAAAATGCACTGAGAAAAGAACACATGAATCTTTTTGTAATGAGAAAAATCACATGCCCACATGCTAGAAATCAGATTTCTAAATAGCCCAAATATTACAATAATATGTcgaataacattttttttaaaatgaagaTTTGATTTTGAGTCACTTTTTTTGTAAAAGTACCATTTCTTatcacaaaagaaaagaaaaagacaaattaAAGAGTAAAGAGAAACTCACGCTTCCATTTCTCGGATTTGCTCGGCGGTATGCCTGTGAtactttttcctcttctttttcttgttcttatcGCCGCCGTCCCCGTCTCCGCCGTCCCCCTCCTCGTCCTCCCCTTCGCCGCCGTCGAAATCCAACTCCTCCGACCTCGATCTTGCATGCCCCGAGTTCTCACTGCTAATCTCCACTGtctcctctctcctccctccgCCGCCACCGCTCCCTTCGTCTCCCTCCTCCACCTCCATgttcgccgccgccgccgctgcaGCCGCCCCATCTCGGAATATCCCGGCCTTTttacaacaaatgaaaaaacagCCATTAGAGTCACATGCATACACTACAAGGATGCGAGTCCGGTCCTCTGTACCGGAATCTGGTGTATTCATGCTCCATTGTGTTTTGCAAGCACGTAATCCTATCTCGAGATTACGAGAATCTCGAGTAACTTTGTAGCTGAAACCTATTTCATTTGTGTTTTCAGTCGCATGAATCGTGCCTCGAGATTCTTAGTGTATTTGAAGAATCTCAGGTAATCTTGTGGttgaaaacaaaccaaaatacTGGTTATTTTATATTTCTAAAACGTTTTCAGCAAAAAGATGCATGATTGAGATTCTCGGAATACGGTATTTCGAGAATCCCAAATGTTCATCGTGGCTGAAAAAAACAAACCGAAATACTGATACACTAAAATTTCGGTCATGTCTCGGGATCTCGCATCGGGAGATTCTGATTTTACGTAAAGTGACTAGCAAAACCAAATGATAAAAGATTTGGGTACGCAGAGAATGAGAAAAACGAATGGAGATTGAGGAGGAGACGACGATGATTTACGTACGAGACTGAGGGAGAGAGCAGGGGATGCGAAGAAGTCCTTGGTGCGAGAATTcggaggacgaggaggaggaggattgtTGTTGGTGTTGTTGTTCGACATATCGACGACGCCCATGGCAGTTCTAGCCATCTGCTTTCGAAATGGGTTTGTTTTATGGGGAGATGGTgtggttttgagagagagagagagagagagagagagagagattgtgggGTCGGGTTGATTTAAGGATataaaacaaagaaagcaactcagaagagagagagagagagagagagagagagagagagaggaatttggTTCAGACTGTTCAGTGTTAGTATCTcagaaggaagagagagagtgggggctGGTAGGGGTTGACCGTTAGATAatctgaagagagagagagagtacagggTTTTTTGTTTATGTTGACTCAACTAACTTTATAAAGCAGTTGTGGCAAAGCAAAAGGGCATTAAGCTCTATGCCTCCAAGTTCCAACTGATTTTTCTGgttttaagtcttttatggcttCGGCTTCATTGGCTTGGCTTGTACTAGTTATAAGTCGGCAAGAGCAGGGGCtgtttttaatttcctttttcttgatAACATAATGTTTTAGTTAATTTTCgcgcacttcgactaattttgaAGCCTTAAAATTAATGATCGGACAA encodes:
- the LOC131309845 gene encoding homeobox-leucine zipper protein GLABRA 2, whose amino-acid sequence is MARTAMGVVDMSNNNTNNNPPPPRPPNSRTKDFFASPALSLSLAGIFRDGAAAAAAAANMEVEEGDEGSGGGGGRREETVEISSENSGHARSRSEELDFDGGEGEDEEGDGGDGDGGDKNKKKKRKKYHRHTAEQIREMEALFKESPHPDEKQRQQLSKQLGLAPRQVKFWFQNRRTQIKAIQERHENSLLKTEMDKLRDENKSLRETIKKSACPNCGFATSSKDASVATEEQQLKIENARLKAEIEKLRAAVGKHPPGASSTNSSCSAGNDQENRSSLDFYTGIFGLEKTRIMEIVNQGMEELKKMATAGDPLWVRSVETGREILNYDEYVKEFSVDSSSNGRPKRSIEASRETGVVFVDLPRLVQSFMDVNQWKEMFPCMISKAATVDVISNGEGPNRSGAVQLMFAELQMLTPMVPTREVYFIRHCKQLSADQWAIVDVSVDKVEDNIDASLVKCRKRPSGCIIEDKSNGHCKVIWVEHLECQKSIIPTMYRSIVNSGIAFGARHWIATLQQQCERLVFFMATNVPTKDSSGVATLAGRKSILKLAQRMTWSFCRALGASSYHTWTKVSSKTGDDIRVASRKNLNDPGEPLGVIMCAVSSVWLPVSHHVLFDFLRDEARRHEWDIMSSGGPVQSIANLAKGQDRGNAVTIQTMKSKENSMWILQDSSTNTYESMVVFAPVDITGMQSVMTGCDASNVAVLPSGFSILPDGLESRPLVITSRPEEKSTEGGSLLTIAFQILTNTSPTAKLSMESVESVNTLISCTLRNIKTSLQCEDG
- the LOC131309848 gene encoding photosystem I reaction center subunit VI, chloroplastic-like yields the protein MASLANFAAVQPSAFKGVTRSSFFGTQHQLKSSRRSMRPTKYRAGAVVAKYGDKSVYFDLEDLGNTTGQWDLYGSDAPSPYNHLQSKFFERFARPFTKRGFLLKFLILGFGSTLAFVSATASPDLLPIVKGPQLPPKLGPRGKI